The stretch of DNA attacgattcacatcgatattgtgaaaattgaatcgcagtacttttttttttaaccagcagagggcattAGAAGTGTTGGTgccgggcggaatctgctaatactttctttctggccgccttctactttaaacatgttcataaatgattccttacccttttagcaccaaaaaatatctgtaatattacgtgaatatctgtaaaagtcacatttttctattagttctgtctgctagcatagcatctcttcttcactgcaagatatctgcatgccaactgaccactgggttaccagcgccctctgctggtccaaacaaatatttgacctaattacagtgaaatgacttttttttttttttaaagtccatttgttaaggcacaaattacattttcagttgcacttttaaaaaggaaaataactattatgcaggtttttattgtttactatagaaccaaaatttaaattaataggcttcttcatttgtattattcctttatttctttcttttgacaatgaaaaataaaaggaaaacagtatagtttttttcccccaaaaaaataaaggaatatttttcagtcatcatttttctacagtcccatttgtaaaataaatcgtgagagaatcgtatcgtgaatcgaatcgtatcgggagttgtgaattgttacatccctaataagcaatcagaaaaacaatgtTTCCATTTGTCCTGATACCTATGTGGCCCCCATCTTAGATTTCACATAATGGACGGccataaaagcaatattttggCTTCTAAATAACctagagcttttattttgagagCTAAAGTACCATTTTTAGGGCCAAGGAATCCAATGATATCAACATAAATAAGCTAGATCCAACCACAAAATTGTCATACTGGAATTTTCCGCGTTATTGAAGGTTTACAAGTGATCCGACATGATTGTTCTCTGAAGTTAGTGTCCAGAAATCTTTGTGAAACCATCAAATGTAAGGTAGAATTAAATGAAAGTCGAGGCTATGTTTGAACCTCAATGTAGTTGCTATCATGCAAATTGGCCTTTTCTTCCATTATGTCCAAAACACATAAGGACCATTGGATTCCTTGGCCCTGAAAATGGTAGATtagctgtcaaaataaaagctccagGTTTTTTAGAAGCTGAGATATTGACGACACTGTTTTTCACGACAGCCATTTTGGAAATGGAAACATTGCTTTTCTGGTAGCTTATAATTTAAGGTTTccaaaaatgtatagtttttATACTCTCTACAACAATCCAATAGAAGTTAACATCTAAACATAATGAACCTGACTATATGTGCCAGTGAGAAATGTTGTTGTACCGATACTTTTGTTTTCACAGTGGTCTGTAAGCAACGAACCCCCAAAGTATAAAACACAGCCTCCCATATCATTTGGTCTGCTTTTAAGACCAGAGCTGGCAACATCTGTCCTAGAACGAGGCCCTCCTGCAGACAGCCCCAAGGTGAGCGCACTATGTTCTCCTTTTTTTAACATTCTATCAGTTCATTAACTCAGTGAAGGGAAACATAATTAAATGCAACGAGAATTACTCAGATTTATTATTGTTAAACTTTACTCTGCACCCATGCACTAATCATTTGGGAAAACAAGACTTTCCACCTTGAATAAACATCACATTTCCTCTTAAAAAGATCATTTCAGTGTACCTTCTACAGAATAAATTGTGCCGTGTCTTAGTCCACAACCATTTCACTTAAGAGCATTATTTTCCTCCTCGCTCAGTGGTTTTATCGTCTCTTACGACAGTAGTGTTTGTTTCTGTCAGGCGGCTGAGTTCCGTCAGCTGTGGGGCTCTCGCTCTGAGCTGCGTCGCTTCCAGGACGGAGCCATCACTGAAGCAGTGCTATGGGAAGGAGAAAGCATGTGCCAGAAGAGGCTGATTCCCAAACAGATCATCACACACGTGCTAAAGCTGTATGTATTGCAGTAACACTATGCAGGCTACACAATTAATGACTGATGTTTAAAGTACAGCAGGTAGGGTGTATGTatgagaaaatatgaaattattaatgggttaaatgttcttatttttgttgtgtgtgtgtgtatatatatatacacacacttaaTGTGCTTATCATGGTGCGATATCTGAAACCCGGGTTGATTGcgtaattgattacaattatcatattgtaatttaaaaaaactgctgCTATCATAATCATATTTGAGTTTAcataattcactttgtaattgtaattgccatgaaaattaattataattcaatGCAAAACAGGGGAACCATGTtaacagttctatgtacagttcgacatatgtagttaatgattaaaatgattcatatcaaactttcccacattttaccattaaaaaaataaataaataaattgaaataggGGAGCATActgattagggctgggcgatatatcgagattcaagatatatcgagttttctaatTTGGCGATGGcgaaaattacaatatagtcCATatcgatatactgtatatatatatatattttatagcttcttttgtattaaaatactcgtttttgGGAGTCGCTGGTTTTGCTATTTCTAAGAACATCATCCTAACCCAGAACTTCCCCTACTACACAACTCACCtgcacgtgctgtcccttatcgGAGAAtagtggcacatattgttccgccttttttaataaatgtccctgcaacagaaaaagttgcaaataaattaattttttttttctggtctgactttatttgaattaaaaatatttagatttatatcgtCTTAgcgacattttgagaaaaaaaaaatcgagatgagttttggtccatattgcccagcactaatactgacacaaaaaaggttcagactctaacaccaaaaatattaaaacctatattttcattgattaggaagcatgacaaggtaaccaagagataggaaataaattagataattgatttttgtttttagtgtgttttacagctcatttaggacctgttattaCAACAGACGCTAACTGAACGCTAACGCAACAGGAAGGTTAAATTTTATCAGAGGAATGCTgtcttaaattacaattaatcacaattacgaATAACTGTTCATGCATTTCTGTTTACAAAGATCAGCATGTCGACATGATCCGGGCTTATTTTTGTGCGCATTGTTGCAAACAATTGTCCAGCATCTGACAGCAAAGAGGGCAGCGAGACCCCAGGGATGCACAGGTAGTGTTTAGCCAGCTTGGCCAGTTTAGGAAACCTGGGTGCGTTGACCCTCCACCAGTCCAGAGGGTTAATGTCCAGAGAGGGAGCGATGTCCCTCAGGTAGTAATCCACCTGAGCCTCGGTGTCTGTGGCATAGGATGAGCTGTAGTTGTCCCCCAGGAGCAGCATCATGGTGTTCTTGGTGTCACTTTTCATTTGCGATGGAGGTAAAGCCACGCGACTCATGTCCGGCGTGACCAGGATCTCCTGCTGTTCGTCCTTTGCCACCACAGCATCATTCACCCCGTCTGACGCCGACACCAGCTCATGCAGTTTGACTTTTGCTGCCAGTCTCCCAGGCGCGGACAGGAAACTGAGATGTTTGTGCCGAGGGTCCAACATGGAGGCTATCAGAGCAGGTTTAGAGGCCAAATCAGCAGAGTCAACCTGCAGATATAGAAAACATTAGGGATTGGTTCAGCAGCAAACGTCAATCTACTAGGGCTatgcaatatatcgagattcaagatactgtatatcatatcgagatttctattttggtgatatggaAAATCACAATATTACCTGtatcaatatattttcattttataacttattttgtattaaaatgctgATTTTAGGAGTCCCAGCTTTCACCACTTCTCagaaaagcacagttggatggattACTCAGTGTTTACTGACCCagactacagaactcactcacacgtgctgtcccttagaggagaaaaagataaaagtggcacatattgtgcagctgtttgttattcaatgtgcctgtgtggacattttgcaccagcaaatttaaccaagaAGTCTTTTTGTAAGACGTTAAAatgatcgagatttatatcgtttgtcgccattttgagagaaaaatatcgatatgagttttggtccatattccCCAGCCCTACAATTAACACAACACAATTACATTAGATTAAATGTTTGGTTTACCTCCATGAGATTTCCGAGTGCCTTTTGAACTTTAATCTTAAATTCTGACACTTGCTCAACATCGTTTTCTTTTGGCACCAGATGAGTCTGAATGAGGCTGAACGTGATTGGATAAATGTTGGAGATGGACACCTCTGCTTCAGCAGATATGACCGTCGTTGCCCATTTCAGCGTCGCCAGCACGGGGGTGAAATTTTCTATGACTTGCCAGCAGTTGTCTTCGATCTCCAGAGTCTCGACTTGATGTCTGTTGGTGACGGTGCGGTCAGAGAGCACGGCTTTAATCGCCCAACGCTGCTCAAGCAACCGCTCAAACATATCGCACACTGTGTCCCACCTGGCCTTGCTGGACTGAATAAGCCCGTGCTGTGGCAGGCACATCTGGGCCTGCTTCTGCTTTAATGCATTACTGGCCTCCATGTTGTGGTTAAAGTGGTTGACCAGTTTTCCAGCGGCCGTGATGATGCGGAGCAGATCCTCGCTGAGGCCTTCACTGACTGCGAGCTGAAGTGTTGTTGCAAAGCATGTAGCGTAATCCCAGGTGACTCTGGCACACTGGTGGTGGCCGGACAGACTCATCTCCTTGTTGTTGTGAACGCACACAGTTACTTTCCCGGAGACCCCCCAGGTGTGCACAGTGCTGAGCAGCCCCTCCGTCATTGTGTTCACCGTCAGGGTGTCACCAGATTTTAGCTTGTGGGTCACGAGCACAGCAGACCTTCCCTGCCAATCTTCTGTTATGAATGAACACGACACTGTGATGTACCTCTGGTATTGGTCAGCTGACCAGAAATCAGCAGTGAGGGCCACTTTATCCACTCCACTCAGCTTCAGCATAAGCTCCTCCACCTTCTCCTGGAAGTGACCCTCAATAATACGTGTGATGTGACCTACAGATGGCATTTTGTAGTTCTGCACAGTCCGTCCCAGTAGCTCTCTGAATCCCTCTCCGTTCACCACAGCGATGGGAAGCAGGTCCTTCTCTATCATCCTGGAGATGAGCTCTGTCACCTCAGAGTGCGTGGTTTCTTGCACGCCCTCACCAGGCATGGCGTCCGGGTGTTTGTTCTTGATGTGATACATCATGGTGGTGGTGCTGCTCCTGTATTTGAGTTTAGTATCACACATGGTGCAGTGGACCTCGTCATCAATTTGGACGAACACGTCCCACACAGAGCTTCGCTTGGGCCGCCTCCTGTCCCCGTAGTCCCGCTCCTGGGAGCCGGAGCCCATGTTTACGTTCGGGGACATGACGGTTACCTGCATGATGTCCGAGTTGGACACGCTGTGGAAGTCGCTCGCGGCGATCACCGGTTTTTCGTCCACCTCGAGCGGCGCTGCGGAGCGCGCGTGGCGGCTCATGTGGTTCATCATGGAGCTCGTGGCCCCCTGGCAGTACTTCAGGACGGCGTCGCACTTTGTGCAGCGGACAAAGTCTCCGTCCTGCACGAAGCAGTCCCACACGGTGCTGTGCCTCCTCCTGGTGCGCCCCATGCGGGGACCCAGTGACGACCACAAAGCAAAGCGATCAGCCTGTTTAAACGCACGGATTACTAACAGACGCCTTTAACCAACGACCTGTGCACGactaaaaacactttaaaccaaATGGAACCGTCTCTTTGTCACTAAACaggcatgcagatattccagAGTCCTGCCTGCGCTACGTTGGGGCGACGGTTGATGACGTCATCAAGAAAGGAAGTGAGGTAAACACAACTGAA from Gouania willdenowi chromosome 9, fGouWil2.1, whole genome shotgun sequence encodes:
- the LOC114469319 gene encoding zinc finger BED domain-containing protein 1-like; its protein translation is MGRTRRRHSTVWDCFVQDGDFVRCTKCDAVLKYCQGATSSMMNHMSRHARSAAPLEVDEKPVIAASDFHSVSNSDIMQVTVMSPNVNMGSGSQERDYGDRRRPKRSSVWDVFVQIDDEVHCTMCDTKLKYRSSTTTMMYHIKNKHPDAMPGEGVQETTHSEVTELISRMIEKDLLPIAVVNGEGFRELLGRTVQNYKMPSVGHITRIIEGHFQEKVEELMLKLSGVDKVALTADFWSADQYQRYITVSCSFITEDWQGRSAVLVTHKLKSGDTLTVNTMTEGLLSTVHTWGVSGKVTVCVHNNKEMSLSGHHQCARVTWDYATCFATTLQLAVSEGLSEDLLRIITAAGKLVNHFNHNMEASNALKQKQAQMCLPQHGLIQSSKARWDTVCDMFERLLEQRWAIKAVLSDRTVTNRHQVETLEIEDNCWQVIENFTPVLATLKWATTVISAEAEVSISNIYPITFSLIQTHLVPKENDVEQVSEFKIKVQKALGNLMEVDSADLASKPALIASMLDPRHKHLSFLSAPGRLAAKVKLHELVSASDGVNDAVVAKDEQQEILVTPDMSRVALPPSQMKSDTKNTMMLLLGDNYSSSYATDTEAQVDYYLRDIAPSLDINPLDWWRVNAPRFPKLAKLAKHYLCIPGVSLPSLLSDAGQLFATMRTKISPDHVDMLIFVNRNA